A genome region from Tenebrio molitor chromosome 4, icTenMoli1.1, whole genome shotgun sequence includes the following:
- the LOC138129649 gene encoding probable multidrug resistance-associated protein lethal(2)03659 → MEDKRQGASDERPKHPKESGNFFQHLFFCWELPILVKGWKKELTEQDLYSPPKEHESVQLGNKLEQLWTNEEKLCKNPSLGKALIRQFGLELLLNGLVFVPAELVNFLLQPLFLKKLLEYHTAGQTEITSNQAYICAGIITLLSTIRVLFLNWMLLEMSALGMKTRIACSSLIYRSILKFEKIALQKVTVGKVINLLSNDVNRLERAFALVHFLWIAPIEIVLGVSYMNITLGPAAVAGVGAITFCLLFQIFMSKKLSINRNEVALSTDNRIRLINDAVCGIQAIKMYSWERPFLKLVNAARNLELKRIILSNCLRLGNNAVRLYLTPLCIFFGVLAMVLRKLPLTSENVYSMKTIYDSLNLSVTFLLPLALIQLTEGIISVKRIEKFLLDDCEKPNNCKISSDSSAEETVGISITNASFKWDESLPVNVLNCITFSAKSGELIGVFGASGSGKSTLLQVILKEIGANGGHVSVKGSTSYAPQDPWIFSASIRQNILFGQDLDTDKYHKVIKCCALESDLSLLPNGDQSLVGERGVMLSGGQKARLSLARAIYRDADIYLLDDPLSALDANVARQIFEECVLHYLKDKCVVLVTHQIQYLRNVSKIYILEKGKIVECDKYERLLILKDEQISEDKINTFGLDLTQHNSPSQVKEHRSEGVSNTVLYKLYCNSAGHWLITCVTIFLFVLLQFLINFVDYFLTFWINLEQEAAPLTSTFTIFFTRKNCLYIYTSLLIALIVVTYIANISLVKLCTNASRVLHQSLLTQVIYQPMIFFNQHSSGRILNRFSNDIGLIDELMPLAIANVTTAFLSVMGTFILISVLNYWMILPSIVQIVIVYFLCVVFQPTNTNLRRTEAITRSSVFGHVTATMQGLSTIKAFGAQKVLSEEFDNHQNLHSSALYLSIASYCALGFWTDLMTVLYVGLVMFSFFFFASGASSSSVGLAITHCTGILGIFQYLVKLWGELETYITSVERVAEYTHLPLEEDGRTTPPKLWPTEGKIMFHSVSMQYCPTGPLALNQVSFQIRSGQKIGIVGRTGSGKTSLISALFRLFNFDGIITIDDVDIKNIPLNDLRSNISIIPQSPILFLGTLRKNLDPFDEFSDEQIWKVFDELELKEIFDNLPNGIDSPVCEGGSNFSVGQRQLLCLVRSMLRSNKIVVLDEATANVDFETDELIQSIIRRKFQESTVVTVAHRLNTVMDSDKILVMDNGCVAEFDSPYQLLQNPDGLLYLFAKESGEEVLQNFVKIAQRRNQTYS, encoded by the exons ATGGAAGACAAGAGACAGGGTGCGTCTGATGAAAGACCGAAACATCCAAAAgaaagtggaaatttttttcaacacttaTTCTTTTG TTGGGAACTACCCATACTTGTAAAAGGTTGGAAGAAGGAACTCACCGAGCAAGATCTTTATTCCCCTCCAAAGGAGCACGAATCGGTACAACTTGGAAACAAGCTGGAGCAACTGTGGACAAACGAAGAAAAACTATGCAAGAATCCGTCTTTAGGAAAAGCTCTAATAAGACAATTTGGATTAGAACTTTTGCTTAACGGACTTGTATTTGTACCTGCTGAGCTAGTAAATTT TTTACTGCAACCcctgtttttgaaaaaactacTGGAATACCACACAGCAGGCCAAACAGAAATCACATCTAATCAAGCATACATTTGTGCAGGAATCATAACACTGTTGTCTACCATTCGAGTTTTGTTTCTCAACTGGATGCTCTTGGAAATGTCTGCTTTGGGCATGAAAACGCGCATCGCTTGTTCCTCGCTAATTTACAGAAGcattctaaaatttgaaaaaatcgcTTTACAAAAGGTCACAGTTGGTAAAGTGATAAACCTCTTGTCCAATGACGTGAATCGGTTAGAAAGAGCTTTTGCATTAGTACATTTCCTTTGGATTGCACCAATCGAAATTGTTTTGGGAGTGTCTTACATGAACATTACACTCGGTCCTGCTGCTGTTGCTGGAGTAGGAGCAATAACTTTCTGCCTGTTATTTCAAA TATTTATGTCAAAGAAACTTTCTATAAACAGAAATGAGGTGGCTCTTAGCACAGACAACAGAATTCGTTTGATAAACGATGCCGTCTGTGGAATACAAGCAATCAAAATGTACTCCTGGGAGAGACCCTTTCTGAAACTAGTAAACGCAGCAAGAAA TCTTGAACTGAAGCGAATCATATTATCGAATTGTCTTCGACTGGGCAACAACGCAGTCAGATTGTATTTGACACcactttgtatattttttgggGTCCTTGCCATGGTTTTACGAAAATTACCTCTAACTTCTGAGAATGTTTACTCCATGAAAACCATTTACGATTCTTTAAATCTCTCGGTGACTTTTCTGTTACCATTAGCCCTCATTCAATTGACAGAAGGTATAATTAGCGTCAAAAGAATTGAAAAGTTCCTTCTGGATGATTGTGAAAAGCCAAACAACTGTAAAATTAGTTCTGACTCCAGTGCGGAAGAGACAGTTGGTATATCCATCACCAATGCTAGTTTTAAATGGGATGAGTCCCTCCCAGttaatgttttaaattgtatCACGTTTAGTGCCAAATCAGGAGAGTTAATCGGTGTGTTCGGAGCTTCCGGCAGTGGCAAGTCGACGCTTCTTCAAGTCATACTGAAAGAAATCGGTGCTAATGGAGGACATGTTAGTGTCAAAGGTTCCACCTCTTATGCCCCTCAAGATCCGTGGATCTTCTCAGCTAGCATTCGACAAAATATCTTGTTTGGACAAGATCTGGACACGGACAAGTATCACAAAGTGATCAAATGCTGCGCGCTTGAAAGCGACTTGTCTCTCTTGCCGAATGGAGATCAGTCTTTGGTTGGAGAAAGAGGAGTCATGTTGAGTGGAGGACAGAAAGCTCGACTCAGTCTGGCAAGAGCGATCTACCGAGACGCAGACATCTACCTCTTGGATGATCCCCTATCAGCTCTTGACGCCAACGTTGCTCGACAAATCTTCGAGGAATGCGTCTTGCACTATTTGAAAGACAAATGTGTGGTTTTGGTCACTCACCAAATCCAATATCTTCGAAATGTGAGCAAGATTTATATTTTGGAGAAAGGAAAAATCGTTGAATGTGACAAATACGAGAgacttttgattttaaaagatGAACAGATTAGTGAAGACAAAATTAATACTTTTGGACTTGATCTGACACAACATAATTCGCCTTCTCAAGTTAAAGAACATCGGAGTGAAGGAGTCAGCAACACAGTGCTTTACAAACTTTACTGCAATTCAGCAGGTCATTGGTTGATAACATGCGTAACAATTTTTCTGTTTGTATTGTTGCAATTTTTGATCAATTTTGTCGACTATTTTCTTACATTTTGGATCAATCTGGAACAAGAAGCTGCACCTCTGACTTCaacatttacaatatttttcacCAGAAAAAACTGTTTGTACATTTACACAAGTCTGCTGATCGCTTTGATTGTTGTGACGTACATAGCAAACATATCACTGGTTAAACTTTGTACGAATGCTTCAAGAGTCTTGCACCAATCCCTTTTGACACAAGTAATCTATCAAccaatgatattttttaatcagcaCTCTTCTGGGCGAATTCTTAATCGATTCTCCAACGATATCGGTTTGATAGATGAACTGATGCCCCTGGCAATCGCAAATGTAACCACTGCGTTTTTATCAGTTATGGGAACATTTATTCTTATTTCGGTTCTTAATTACTGGATGATACTTCCTTCGATCGTTCAAATCGTAATCGTTTACTTTCTTTGTGTTGTATTTCAACCCACCAACactaatttaagaagaacgGAAGCAATAA CCAGGAGTTCTGTTTTTGGGCACGTGACCGCAACTATGCAAGGACTAAGCACCATCAAAGCTTTCGGTGCTCAAAAAGTACTATCAGAAGAATTTGACAATCACCAGAACCTTCACAGTTCTGCTTTGTATCTTTCGATAGCGTCATATTGCGCTTTAGGGTTCTGGACAGACTTAATGACTGTTCTATACGTTGGACTGGTCATGTTCAGTTTCTTCTTTTTTGCATCAG GTGCTTCCAGTAGTTCTGTTGGTTTAGCAATAACACATTGCACTGGTATCTTGGGAATATTTCAGTATTTGGTGAAACTGTGGGGCGAACTTGAAACTTACATAACTTCAGTCGAACGAGTTGCTGAATATACTCATCTGCCTCTGGAAGAGGATGGAAGAACGACTCCTCCAAAACTGTGGCCAACAGAAGgaaaaataatgtttcatTCAGTATCGATGCAGTATTGTCCTACTGGACCGTTGGCACTCAACCAAGTGTCTTTTCAAATTCGATCTGGACAAAAAATTGGAATAGTTGGTAGAACTGGTTCCGGAAAAACATCTCTAATTTCAGCCCTCTTCCGGTTGTTCAACTTTGATGGAATCATCACCATTGACGACGTAGACATTAAAAACATACCGTTAAATGATTTGCGGTCGAATATCTCGATTATTCCGCAAAGTCCGATTCTGTTTTTGGGAACGCTTCGAAAAAATTTGgatccttttgacgagttcagCGACGAACAAATCTGGAAGGTTTTTGACGAGCTCGAGTTGAAAGAAATCTTCGACAATTTACCTAATGGGATTGACAGTCCGGTTTGTGAAGGAGGATCAAATTTCAGTGTGGGACAAAGACAACTGTTGTGCTTGGTGCGGTCCATGCTCAGAAGCAACAAGATTGTTGTTCTGGACGAAGCCACAGCGAatgttgattttgaaacagatgaGTTGATCCAGTCAATAATCAGAAGAAAATTTCAAGAGTCTACAGTGGTGACGGTGGCTCATCGGCTCAACACTGTTATGGATTCGGACAAAATTTTAGTCATGGACAACGGTTGTGTTGCCGAATTTGATAGTCCGTATCAGCTTTTGCAGAATCCGGACGGCTTGCTGTACTTGTTCGCCAAAGAAAGTGGAGAAGAAGTTCTCCAAAACTTTGTTAAAATTGCTCAAAGGAGAAATCAGACTTACTCATAG